One window of Branchiostoma lanceolatum isolate klBraLanc5 chromosome 8, klBraLanc5.hap2, whole genome shotgun sequence genomic DNA carries:
- the LOC136440514 gene encoding leukotriene-B4 omega-hydroxylase 3-like, translated as MTGILGSGTQKYAGSSQQKARLDFLDILLSARYEDGTGLTDLEIREEVDTFLFAGHETTASALSWTLYSLAQHPRHQDKVREEVNHLLSGRDDDTIHWEDLHKLPYLTMCLKEAMRLHTPVPLIIRSVLEDTVIDGVTVPKGFDVSIHLYGLHHNPAVWGPDHMEFDPSRFRPERVKDRDSHAFLPFSAGQRNCIGQNFALNEAKVLLARLIHT; from the exons ATGACAGGCATTTTAGGAAGCGGAACTCAG AAGTACGCCGGAAGTTCTCAACAGAAGGCCAGGCTGGACTTTCTCGACATTCTACTGTCAGCACGTTACGAGGACGGTACTGGACTTACGGATCTGGAGATCAGGGAAGAAGTGGACACCTTCTTGTTTGCTG GGCATGAGACGACTGCCAGTGCCCTTTCCTGGACCCTGTACTCCCTGGCTCAACATCCGCGTCATCAAGACAAGGTGCGGGAAGAAGTCAACCATCTACTGTCTGGCAGGGACGATGACACCATTCACTG GGAAGACCTGCACAAACTCCCTTACCTGACCATGTGCCTGAAAGAAGCCATGCGGCTTCACACTCCTGTTCCCCTCATCATCCGCAGCGTGTTGGAGGACACTGTGATTGACGGCGTTACTGTACCAAAGGGGTTTGATGTATCCATACACCTGTACGGACTGCACCATAACCCGGCGGTCTGGGGACCCGATCACATG GAGTTTGATCCGAGTCGTTTTCGTCCTGAGCGCGTGAAAGACAGAGACTCTCATGCCTTCTTGCCGTTTTCTGCAGGACAGAG GAACTGCATCGGTCAGAACTTTGCACTGAATGAAGCGAAGGTGCTACTTGCAAGGCTGATACACACGTAA
- the LOC136440513 gene encoding cytochrome P450 4F4-like, whose product MVSLVGLNDPMSLLIGLLLPALVYVLVVVVKFLLRLREDFIGLGSKFPSPPYHWLYGNNHLTDLTFGEKYLSVIREVVEKNPKAHSYWMAGILTIIQVTHPETIRQLLKSKSKKSDDYATLRSWLGNGLFLSDGDVWKVHRRLLTPAFHFDVLKQYVSVYNRGATDMISRLSETAKKGEVFEMFQEASMCTLEIILQSAFSGGQMSEETKNEYIAAIRKLKLLFLQMAFQPLYHLSKSAYYRLSPGGREYIRFCKLMHDTAESIVTKRRRQLVSKVEMILLT is encoded by the exons ATGGTCAGCCTGGTGGGACTTAACGACCCCATGAGCCTTCTCATCGGGCTACTCCTCCCGGCACTTGTCTACGTGTTGGTTGTGGTCGTTAAGTTTCTGTTGAGGCTCCGGGAGGACTTTATAGGTCTGGGAAGCAAGTTCCCCTCCCCTCCCTACCACTGGCTCTACGGTAACAATCACTTG ACTGATCTCACTTTTGGTGAGAAGTACCTGTCAGTGATACGGGAGGTTGTGGAGAAGAACCCAAAGGCTCACTCCTATTGGATGGCAGGGATCCTAACTATCATCCAAGTAACTCATCCAGAGACCATCAGGCAGCTCCTGAAATCCAAaa GCAAAAAGTCAGATGACTACGCCACTCTGCGATCATGGTTAG GTAACGGCCTGTTCCTGAGTGACGGAGACGTATGGAAGGTTCACCGCCGTCTCCTCACGCCTGCCTTTCACTTTGACGTCCTCAAACAGTACGTCAGCGTCTACAACAGGGGGGCCACGGACATGATA AGCAGGCTATCAGAGACTGCCAAAAAAGGTGAAGTCTTCGAGATGTTCCAAGAGGCCAGCATGTGTACCCTCGAAATCATCCTACAATCTGCATTTTCAGGGGGACAGATGTCAGAGGA GACCAAGAATGAGTACATTGCAGCAATTCGTAAACTAAAACTACTGTTTCTCCAGATGGCGTT CCAACCATTATACCACCTATCAAAGTCCGCGTACTACCGGCTCAGTCCCGGTGGGCGTGAATACATTCGCTTCTGCAAACTTATGCACGACACGGCGGAGTCCATCGTTACAAAGAGGAGACGGCAACTCGTGAGTAAAGTGGAGATGATTCTACTTACCTAA